From the Solanum lycopersicum chromosome 10, SLM_r2.1 genome, one window contains:
- the LOC101251636 gene encoding interactor of constitutive active ROPs 2, chloroplastic-like — protein MSMQTPKARTVSVEVPQRTSSSTTKTARKLRTSGPEVDSVSSPNPASRTPKDRSPKVIGRRSPRSPAIEQKRPGRMSALEDQLAQLREEVKAAKEQLSLSESLKKTSQQEADEVKRQLAVMSEKLEESEKQLLKCSDSEEANLLELHKISQDRDRQWKSELEAVQKQHELDSAALASALNEIQNLKLQLDRVADSEATQARHAESAHSETQSLRIQLKETLTLLQQLQNQLNKSKESEATVLEEVSKAQLELEVAKMTGNTLRSEGLKAMEACKSLALELEQSKRQVAALEERVNKLQSDQSSKNMNLVDPTGSSVAAQVIGIDVEADELKTEFSNLKDEVNQLRAAVEDSERKYQEECIQNTLQIRSAYEIVEQTKYESIQRETEWTSRLSAAKAAMEELKEKLMNTEAELEMISDENKGLNVQLEVLSVDRESELQDELKKSESLLADLRASLSEKETELQSTTEENEMLKSEIKKREMESTKVNDEVLALAEAARIAEREALMKLGYLSEEADKSSRKAAQVLKELDAVQTSNSDMEAELRRLKVQSDQWRKAAEAAAAMLSANNNGRYVERTGSLDYHTIGGKLRSPLSEDMDIDYSPKKKNGTMLKKIGSLLKKGHK, from the exons ATGAGCATGCAGACACCAAAAGCAAG GACTGTTTCTGTTGAGGTGCCGCAAAGGACATCTTCGTCTACAACAAAGACAGCTCGAAAGCTCAGAACTTCAGGGCCAGAGGTTGATTCTGTTTCATCTCCAAATCCTGCAAGCAGGACACCAAAAGACAGGAGTCCTAAAGTTATTGGTCGCCGGTCACCACGAAGTCCAGCAATAGAG CAAAAGCGTCCAGGCAGAATGTCCGCTTTGGAAGACCAGCTTGCTCAACTCCGCGAGGAGGTGAAGGCAGCAAAGGAACAACTCAGTTTATCAGAATCATTGAAGAAAACGTCTCAACAAGAGGCTGACGAAGTTAAGAGGCAGTTAGCAGTCATGTCAGAGAAGCTTGAGGAGTCTGAGAAGCAGCTGCTTAAATGCTCCGATTCTGAGGAAGCTAATCTCTTGGAGCTACACAAGATCTCACAAGATAGGGATCGACAATGGAAATCTGAACTTGAGGCTGTACAAAAGCAGCATGAATTGGACTCTGCTGCTCTGGCGTCTGCCCTGAATGAAATCCAGAACCTTAAACTTCAGCTTGATAGAGTAGCTGATTCTGAAGCCACTCAAGCTCGCCATGCTGAATCAGCTCATTCTGAGACCCAAAGCTTAAGGATACAACTCAAAGAAACCCTTACATTGCTTCAGCAATTGCAAAACCAGTTAAACAAAAGCAAGGAATCTGAAGCTACTGTGCTTGAAGAAGTGAGTAAAGCTCAGTTGGAGTTGGAAGTCGCAAAGATGACAGGCAACACTTTACGCTCGGAAGGTCTGAAGGCAATGGAGGCTTGCAAATCCTTGGCATTGGAGTTGGAACAGTCAAAGCGTCAAGTGGCTGCATTGGAGGAACGTGTCAACAAACTCCAGTCTGATCAAAGCAGCAAAAACATGAACCTGGTAGATCCTACAGGAAGTTCTGTAGCTGCACAAGTAATTGGAATCGATGTCGAAGCTGACGAACTAAAAACTGAGTTCAGCAATCTTAAAGACGAGGTAAATCAACTAAGAGCTGCAGTGGAGGATTCTGAGAGGAAGTATCAGGAAGAATGCATTCAGAACACATTGCAGATAAGAAGTGCTTATGAGATAGTGGAGCAGACAAAATATGAATCAATTCAAAGAGAGACTGAATGGACCTCAAGGTTAAGTGCTGCAAAAGCAGCCATGGAAGAGTTAAAGGAGAAATTGATGAACACCGAAGCTGAATTAGAAATGATTTCAGATGAAAATAAGGGCCTGAATGTACAACTTGAAGTACTGTCAGTTGACCGTGAGTCTGAATTACAAGATGAACTGAAGAAATCAGAGTCGCTCTTAGCAGATTTACGGGCAAGTTTATCTGAGAAAGAGACAGAGTTGCAGAGTACTACTGAGGAAAATGAGATGCTGAAGTCAGAAATCAAAAAGAGGGAAATGGAGAGTACTAAAGTGAATGATGAGGTTCTTGCCTTGGCAGAAGCCGCTAGAATTGCTGAAAGAGAAGCCCTGATGAAGCTGGGGTATTTGAGTGAGGAAGCAGATAAAAGTAGCAGAAAAGCAGCACAAGTCCTCAAGGAGTTGGATGCAGTGCAGACAAGTAACTCTGATATGGAAGCTGAGTTGAGGAGGTTAAAAGTACAATCTGATCAATGGAGGAAAGCTGCTGAAGCAGCTGCAGCTATGCTCTCAGCTAACAATAATGGGAGATACGTTGAGAGAACAGGCTCTTTGGACTACCATACTATTGGTGGCAAGCTGCGTTCTCCGTTATCTGAAGACATGGATATTGATTACTCACCCAAGAAGAAGAATGGCACTATGTTGAAGAAGATTGGTAGTTTACTAAAAAAGGGCCACAAATAG